From the genome of Parazoarcus communis, one region includes:
- a CDS encoding tetratricopeptide repeat protein, producing MNRTIARRLAHLGTALLLGLSPGAFALAQEAPAASTLPAQELTPQTLYRFLLAEIAGARGQIGLAAQLYLEIARDTRDPRIARRAAEVALFARNADMAAEAARIWSEADPDSEEAKRLLAGVVSTHGGRMEDVQIQLARALAQAPANLDANLMGLNRALSRLEDKQAAQSMVIRLTEPYLDHPEAHFARAQAAAIAGSPMESLTAINASLLLRPDWETGLLFKAQLLMQTGAHTEASHLLQEAITRQPDNRNLRLGYARSLIAAKQFETARTEFRTLLESAPGDRDLLYAVALLSLQLDDPSAAEPLLKQALEAGHPEADAIRIHLGQVAEQREDGAAARKWFESVGPGAHYAEARIRSAHSLAREGQIDEARSLLQTPTEDANLSRRFRLAEAQMLREAGRTEDAFDVIDDALLQAPDDADLLYESAMLAERLDRLEVMEGRLRKVIALTPDHAHAKNALGYSLADRGIRLEEAERLIASAHELAPDDAFILDSLGWVSFRLGDNEAALEHLQRAYSMRPDPEIAAHLSEVLWTLDRRAEAETLLDEALAEHPDNEALRSTALRLRKP from the coding sequence ATGAATCGCACCATTGCCCGCCGCCTAGCACACCTCGGCACCGCCCTCTTGCTGGGTCTGTCGCCGGGCGCCTTTGCCCTTGCACAGGAAGCGCCAGCTGCAAGCACACTGCCCGCACAGGAACTCACCCCGCAGACGCTCTACCGTTTCCTGCTGGCGGAAATCGCCGGCGCCCGCGGGCAGATCGGTCTCGCTGCGCAGCTCTACCTCGAAATCGCACGCGACACACGCGACCCGCGCATCGCGCGCCGGGCGGCCGAGGTGGCGCTGTTTGCGCGCAACGCCGACATGGCTGCCGAGGCCGCGCGAATCTGGAGCGAAGCCGACCCCGACTCGGAAGAGGCCAAGCGCCTGCTCGCAGGCGTCGTCAGTACGCACGGCGGCCGCATGGAAGACGTGCAGATCCAGCTCGCCCGCGCGCTCGCCCAGGCGCCGGCAAATCTCGACGCCAACCTCATGGGACTGAACCGGGCCTTGTCGCGACTGGAGGACAAACAGGCCGCCCAGTCGATGGTCATTCGCCTCACCGAGCCCTACCTCGACCACCCGGAGGCGCATTTCGCCCGCGCGCAGGCCGCTGCGATTGCCGGCAGCCCGATGGAGTCGCTGACGGCGATCAACGCCTCGCTGCTGCTGCGCCCGGACTGGGAGACCGGCCTGCTGTTCAAGGCCCAGCTCCTGATGCAGACCGGCGCGCATACCGAGGCAAGCCACCTGCTGCAGGAGGCGATCACGCGCCAGCCCGACAACCGCAACCTCCGTCTGGGCTACGCGCGCAGCCTCATTGCCGCCAAGCAGTTCGAAACCGCGCGCACCGAATTCCGGACGCTGCTGGAGAGCGCACCGGGCGATCGCGACCTGCTTTACGCGGTTGCACTGCTGTCGCTGCAGCTTGACGACCCCAGCGCGGCCGAGCCGCTGCTGAAACAGGCACTGGAGGCCGGCCATCCCGAAGCGGACGCCATCCGGATCCATCTCGGACAGGTCGCCGAACAACGCGAAGACGGCGCGGCCGCGCGCAAGTGGTTCGAATCCGTCGGCCCCGGCGCGCATTACGCCGAAGCCCGTATCCGCAGCGCACACAGCCTGGCGCGCGAAGGCCAGATCGATGAAGCGCGCAGCCTGCTGCAGACACCGACGGAGGACGCAAACCTGAGCAGGCGCTTCCGGCTTGCCGAGGCGCAGATGCTGCGCGAAGCCGGGCGCACGGAGGATGCTTTCGACGTCATCGACGACGCCTTGCTGCAAGCGCCCGACGACGCCGATCTGCTCTACGAGTCTGCCATGCTCGCCGAGCGCCTGGACCGCCTTGAGGTCATGGAAGGACGTCTGCGCAAGGTCATTGCGCTGACGCCTGATCACGCACACGCGAAGAACGCGCTCGGCTACTCGCTTGCCGACCGCGGCATTCGCCTGGAAGAGGCGGAGCGGCTGATCGCCAGCGCACACGAGCTTGCACCGGACGATGCCTTCATCCTCGACAGCCTGGGCTGGGTCAGCTTCCGCCTTGGCGACAACGAGGCCGCGCTCGAGCACCTCCAGCGCGCCTACTCGATGCGCCCCGACCCTGAGATTGCAGCACACCTGAGCGAGGTCCTGTGGACGCTCGACCGCCGCGCCGAGGCCGAAACGCTGCTCGACGAAGCCCTTGCCGAACACCCTGACAACGAAGCCCTGCGCAGCACCGCCCTGCGCCTGCGCAAACCGTGA
- the lolB gene encoding lipoprotein insertase outer membrane protein LolB gives MRRRLLATTFVTALLAACAPLQTVPGSVAVVRTASPYFELDGRLSATDGERAANGQIEWRHAQSTDQWTAYSPLGQIVARLDSNAAGAELMLADGRRQRAASASELLPALIGVDLPLQRLPGWIQASPQADAEVRSLDEVGRPSLVIDQGWRIDYTEYLNPAADALPRRLEISRGDARVRLVIDRWTLQP, from the coding sequence GTGCGCCGCAGGCTTCTCGCGACCACCTTCGTCACCGCCCTGCTCGCAGCCTGCGCCCCGCTGCAAACCGTGCCCGGAAGCGTCGCGGTGGTTCGCACCGCCAGCCCGTACTTCGAGCTCGATGGTCGCCTGTCCGCTACCGATGGCGAGCGCGCAGCCAACGGTCAGATCGAGTGGCGCCACGCCCAGTCCACCGACCAATGGACCGCGTACAGCCCGCTGGGGCAGATCGTCGCGCGCCTCGACAGCAACGCGGCAGGGGCCGAACTGATGCTGGCTGACGGCAGGCGTCAGCGCGCCGCCAGCGCGTCCGAACTGCTTCCTGCGCTCATCGGCGTCGACCTTCCCCTGCAGCGCCTTCCCGGCTGGATTCAGGCCAGCCCGCAAGCGGACGCCGAGGTCCGCAGCCTCGACGAGGTCGGGCGGCCAAGTCTCGTCATCGATCAGGGCTGGCGCATCGACTACACCGAATACCTCAACCCCGCGGCAGACGCCCTGCCGCGCCGCCTTGAAATATCGCGTGGCGACGCCCGCGTCCGACTTGTGATCGACCGATGGACTCTGCAACCCTGA
- the ispE gene encoding 4-(cytidine 5'-diphospho)-2-C-methyl-D-erythritol kinase — MDSATLTHPANPPVQQLRGCLAPAKLNLFLHVTGRRADGYHLLQTAFRLLDWGDTLDFSVREDGQIRRLSDLPGVPEEEDIVIRAARLLQQSTHCSAGADITVHKVLPMGGGLGGGSSDAATTLMALNHLWRTGLSAEQLQALGLTLGADVPFFIYGRDAFAEGVGEKFQPLHLDPACYVVVSPGVGISTAEIFSSKDLTRDSVPIKIADFTASHARNDLQAVACRKYPEVAEAIDWLAQFAPARMTGSGACVYAAVDSEAQAQRIVDQCPTRWQAWKAISLAQHPMSRLGG, encoded by the coding sequence ATGGACTCTGCAACCCTGACCCACCCTGCAAACCCGCCCGTCCAGCAGCTCAGGGGCTGCCTTGCCCCGGCCAAGCTCAACCTCTTCCTGCATGTCACCGGTCGCAGGGCCGACGGCTACCACCTGCTGCAAACCGCATTCCGCTTGCTCGACTGGGGCGACACCCTCGATTTCAGCGTGCGCGAGGACGGCCAGATCCGCCGCCTGTCCGACCTGCCGGGCGTTCCCGAGGAGGAGGACATCGTGATCCGCGCCGCACGCCTGCTGCAGCAGTCGACACACTGCAGCGCCGGCGCTGACATCACCGTGCACAAGGTCTTGCCGATGGGTGGCGGACTAGGCGGTGGAAGTTCGGATGCGGCTACGACACTGATGGCGCTCAACCACCTGTGGCGCACCGGCCTCAGCGCGGAACAGCTGCAGGCGCTCGGACTGACGCTCGGGGCCGACGTACCCTTCTTCATCTATGGCCGGGACGCGTTTGCCGAGGGCGTCGGCGAGAAATTCCAGCCGTTGCATCTCGACCCCGCCTGCTACGTTGTGGTGTCGCCAGGTGTCGGAATATCGACAGCAGAAATTTTTTCATCGAAGGACTTGACGAGAGATAGCGTCCCCATCAAAATAGCGGACTTCACAGCAAGCCACGCACGGAACGACCTGCAAGCAGTAGCGTGCAGAAAGTACCCGGAAGTGGCTGAGGCAATCGACTGGCTGGCGCAGTTTGCACCAGCAAGGATGACTGGCTCAGGTGCCTGTGTGTATGCGGCAGTCGATTCGGAAGCTCAGGCTCAACGTATCGTCGATCAATGTCCGACACGCTGGCAGGCCTGGAAGGCAATTAGCCTGG